Genomic window (Polaribacter batillariae):
GTTTCTTTGGGTTTATTCTCGTAAACCCAAATACTTCTAAAGTTATTTTATTATTTGGAAAATACGTTGGAACGATAAAAGACAACGGTTTATACTGGGCAAATCCTTTATACAGAAAAAAAACGATTTCTTTAAGAGCAAGCAATTTCGATAGCGAGCGTTTAAAAGTAAACGACAAATTAGGAAATCCAATTATGATTTCTACCATTTTAGTTTGGAGAGTTACAAATACCTACAAAGCCGCTTTTGATGTAGATAATTACGAGAATTTTGTACGCGTACAAACAGATGCTGCTGTTCGTAAATTGGCAAGTATGTATCCTTATGACAATTTTGCTGATGAAGGTCATGATGAAGATATTACACTACGTTCTAGCGTTAACGAAGTTTCTGAAGCCTTAGAAAAAGAAATTGACGAACGTTTAACAATCGCTGGAATTGAAGTTTTAGAAGCAAGAATTGGTTATTTAGCGTACGCTAACGAAATTGCTTCTGCCATGTTAAAAAGACAGCAAGCAACTGCAATTGTTGCTGCAAGACATAAAATTGTGCAAGGTGCAGTAGAAATGGTAGAAATGGCTTTGGAAGAATTGAATAAAAAACAAATTGTAGAGTTAGATGAAGAGCGTAAAGCTGCCATGGTTAGTAATTTATTAGTTATTTTATGCGGTGACAAAGAAGCCTCACCTGTTGTAAATGCTGGAACTTTGAGTCATTAATTACAGTTAGCAGTTAGCAAAAATAAAAAATATAACTGTCATTTCAACATTAGAAGAAGTCTCTAATTTGATACTAAATATAAAAAGTAAAAGAATACAAAGTAGTTACCTTAAAATAAGAATTAGAAATCGAGTTCAAAAATTGGAAGATTTATTAAATCAATATGCCAGAGAAGGTTGGGCTTTAAAAGAAATGCCAACCAATTGGAATACTATTTGTACTAGAAAGAGATAAAAACAGATAAAATGAAAGTTTTTATAGAAGAGCAACGTTTTACCCAAACATGGCTAATTGTATTAATGGCAGTGAGTTTAATTGTTCCTTTATACGTTATGGGAAAAGAGTTTTTTAATGAAAACTCTAATATGAGTTCCATAGAATTTATTGTAACCATTTTAGCAATTGTTTTTTCTGTAGGATTCATCTTTCTATTCAAACTAAAAACCAGAATTGATGAAGTTGGAATTCATTATCAATTTTTACCTTTTCATTTTAATTATAAAATTATCAAATGGAATGAAATTGAAAAAGCTACTGTAAGAATTTACGATCCAATAGGAGAATATGGTGGTTGGGGCTTAAAAGGTGGTGCTTTTTGGAACAAAGGAAAAGGAAAATGTATAAATGTTTCTGGTGATATTGGCATTCAATTAGAGTTAAAAAATGGAAAAAAATTATTAATTGGAACTCAAAAAAAAGAAGAAGCAACTCAGGTTTTAAAAAAATATATAAATAATGATTAGAATTATAACATATTTAGCGATATCCATTTTAGGTGTTTTTGTTTCGAATGCACAAATAAAATCCGAAGAAATTACCATTAATAATCAAGTAATTCAATTACCTGGAACTTTAACTTTTTCTGAAGAAAAAACACCTTTAATTATTTGGGTGCATGGTTCTGGAAATGTAGATAGAAATGGAAATCAAACTGGTACACCTGTAAAAGCGAATTATATAAAACAATTTAGAGACGCTGTAAATAAAAATAATATTGCTTTTTTTAGTTATGATAAAAGAACAGCCAATACTAAAAACAAAGAGTTTTTAAAAGATACTCAAATAAAAGATTTTGTTTTTGATGTTCAAGAAATAATCAACCATTTTAAAAATGACAAACGTTTTACAAAAATCATTTTAGTTGGTCATAGCCAAGGTTCTTTAATAGCAATGTTCGCTTTAGAAAATGTAGATAAATACATTTCTATTGCTGGTACTGGAGAAGCTATAGATAAAACTATTGTAAAACAAATTGGTAAAAACAACCCAACTTTGGCTGAAGCAGCACAAGAACAATTTGATTCTTTAAGGGTTAATGGTAAAATTTCAGTTGTAAACCCATTTTTAATAAGTGTGTTTGCAAAACCAAATCAACCTTTTCTATTATCTTGGATGCAGTTAAATCCTATTGAAGAAATAAAAAAAATAGAAATTCCTACATTAATTATAAATGGCGATAAAGATTTACAAGTAAGTGTTGAAGATGCAAAACGTTTAAATGAAGCAAACAAAAAAGCTGAATTGGTAATTATTAAAAACATGAATCATGTTTTAAAAACAATTGAAAAAGACGAAGACAATATGAAGTCTTACTATTCAGCAGCATATCCTATTTCAAAAAAACTCATTGAAACAATTGTTCAATTTGTAAAAAAATAACATGGCAAAAAAGAAAGCTTTCGCGTTGCGAGTTAACGAAGATATGATAAAAGCCATTGAAAAATGGGCTTCAGATGAATTTCGTTCTACTAACGGACAAATAGAATGGATGCTAATGCAAGCTTTAAAAGACGCAAAAAGAGCACCTAAAAAGAAAGAAAAATAACCTTAACAATAGATTACTAATACGTAATTTTCGTTTTAAAACAGATAAGCATTTTACCCTTTGTCTTTTGGTGCAAGTTGATAATTATTGACTAAAACAGAAGCTGAGATTTGAAGGATTTTTTCTAATTCTCTAATATACCAACAATAAATTATATACGACTTGGCAACTGGCTTTATTTAGTTCGTTTTATTTTTGGAGGATTTTGTCTCGTATCAAAAACGTCATTAATTTCAACCCTATTTTCACTTTCGTTTATCCAATAAATTACTTTGTAATTTTTATAAACTAAATACCTAAACTCTTGTTTTCGTTGTTTAAGAAGTTCTTCAGTTTGTCCAATTTTTGGTTGTTGTTTTAACTTCAGAGTTTCTTCGTAAATTGCATTAACAATTTTTTTTGCAACGGTAACGCTCGCTTTTTTCTTGTAATATTTAAAAATATTTTCTAACTCTTTTTCGCTAAATTCAGTCCAAAAAATAGTTAATTCCATTCTTCGATTTTGGATTTTAAGTCACCAGCACTTATTAATCTTCCGTTTTCAGAGTCTTCCATAGACTTATCAATTCGATTATTGAACTCCTCAACAGTCATTGGTTTAAATTCATCTGGATTTGATGAGTAATCTTCTTTTCTTAATATGGCTTCAAGTCTAGAAATTAAATCCTCACTTTTAACTTTAAGAAAATCTTGTATAAACTCTATTTTTCGCGTTTGAATATCCATATATTTAAATATTTTATCAAAGATACAAATTTTTCATTTTTATATTCAATATTTTTCAATCGGTAATGTTTTTTAGCTTATTGGCAACGTCTTTATGTATGGAAAACAGCAGGATAAAAATGCTATGACTTTCAATTTTTTAATTTATTAATAAGGATAGCAGAAAAGCAATTACTTTTATATTATATTTTTCCAAAAATAGTCTTGCTTAAACGCAGACCTTTAGAATTTTTGATTTTAATAATTGCTGTTTCCACAACTCTATATTTGTAATTACAAAGTTGTTACGAACTATTTAATTCGCAAAGTTTTTTTGTATTAATAACAACGAATTTGTGTATGATTAGTGGCGTGTTTTAAGCACCTAATTTAGCAAATATAAACCGAATAGAAAATCCGTAAGAATTTTCGTAAGTAGGCTTGAACTAGCATTATACACGGCTTTGTTGGGCAATATAATTTTCTAAATTTAAATCCTTTTTCGTTAATTTAATTCGGTTTTTTGGAATTGATTTTAAAGTTTTTCTTATGTGTAAAACTTTTTCTTCTTTTATAAAAGTTGGAATTAAATTTTCAAGTTCAATTTTGAATAAACGATTTATAATTATCAAATCTTCTTTCGAAAATGGTCTTATTCCGTTTATTAATTCAGAAACATAGCCTTTTCTATGACCTAAAATTTTCGCCAAGTCAGTTTGGTTTAAACCGCTTTCTTTTAGTTTTTTACGAATAATCTCCTTTCTTTTAGAGTAAAAATTACTTTCCGCTTGTACAATTTGTTCTGCTAAATCACTTTCCTTAATTTGTTCATTAGTAATATTCTCACTGCTTGGCCAATTCTTATCTTCATAATCTTTTATTAATTTTGATAAGTGTTTTCTCAAAACTTGATAAGATTTATTTTCTTTAGCTAAAACTCTCAATTTTAGGAATAAATTGGTTGCTTTTTCAACTTCTAACTCACTATTCAAAGAGCTAATTTTTTCTATATTTTGAATTGAAAATTTTTCCATAATTAAATCAAATTGTGGTTTTTCAACCATTTTTCTACTGTTTTTTTATTTCCTTTAAATGTTTTATCATATTCTTGATGATTTCCTGTCCAAACAATTGTAGCTTCTAAATCGTCAAATACGATTAAAATCATTGTCCTGTGAATACTAATGTTAAAGAAATAGAAGCCTTCCGAATGAACATTATCAGCGTCAGGTCTAGCTTCTTTTATTTCAAGAGGATTTTTCCATTCTGCCTTTTCAATATCTTCAATTAGTTTCTTAATTGCTTCAGACAGCTTTTTATTTCCTTGATTCTTTTTTTCAAGTTTTAAAAGCTTTCTTTTGTTTAGTAAATTTAAAGTTCAAATAATTTACTGCAAATACAGTAAAAAAGTTCCACTTATTATAGAACTATATTTTCGTTCTTTTATATTGTCCAACAATTATTATAAGAATACTCCCGATTATTTTTACCAAACTATTTTTTGATAAAATTACCTAAACCAGCAATAATTTTTCTACAAGTTCATCTCCCAATTCTTCATTCATCAATTTTATAATTTTTTCTTTTCCATAGCCTAATTCTTCTCGTAAAACAGAAGACGTTAAACTAATTATTAACGTTTTATTTTGCAGTTTTACAGAGGTAGTATGGATGGCAACTCCTGGTCCCATCATTTTTGTCCAAGCTTCTTCTACTCTAATTTTTTGCATTCCTTTGCTTAAATTATTCTCTTTAATAAAATGCTGCATTAAATCTTTTACCGAAAAAGAATCGTTCTCTCTTTTTGACATGAATTAGTTTTTAGTACTGAGTATTGAGTATTGAGTATTGAGTATAAAATTGCCTTAGAACTTTGTGAGAAAAAACCTCTAACTTTTAACTAAAGTTTAAAAATTTGATACGGTTTGTTACTCTGTTTTACAATATTTTCTGTTCTTTCTGCATGTGTATCTGTAATAAAAATTTGTCCGAATTCGTCGTTATTTACCAATTCTATAATTTGCAACACCCTATTTTCATCTAATTTATCAAAAATATCGTCCAACAACAAAATAGGTATTACATTCGACTGTTGCTTTATAAACTCGAACTGAGCCAACTTGAGTGCAATTAAATACGACTTTTGTTGCCCTTGTGAACCAAATTTTTTAATTGGATACGCTCCTATTTCAAAACTTAAATCGTCTTTATGAATGCCTGATGTTGTGTATTGTAAAATTTTATCTTTTTCTAAAGATTTTTGCATTAAATCTTGCATCGAAAAATCGTGTAACTGGCTCTTATAAATCAAATTCACACGTTCTTTATCCGCAGAAATAATTTGATATTTTTCATTAAAAATAGGTATAAATTCTTCTAAGAAAGCTTTTCTAACTTCGTAAATTCTAGAACCATAGTCTGCCAATTGCGTATCGTAAACACTTAAATTTAAAGCATCGAATGTTCTATTGGCTGCAAAATATTTTAACAACGCATTTCGCTGACTTAACACTTTATTATAAGCAATTAAATCTTGTAAATATTTTTTATTTTGTTGAGAAATTACACCATCTATAAACTTTCTTCTCGTATCACTACCTTCTGTTACCAAATCTCTATCTGCTGGAGAAATAATAACCAATGGTAATTGCCCTATGTGCTCCGAAAATTTGTCGTAACTTTTTCCGTTTCGTTTGAGCACTTTCTTTTGTCCTTTTTTTAAGCTACAAACAATTTTCTCGTTTCTATCGTTTAAAAGATAATCTCCTTCTATCATAAAAAAACCTTCTCCATGTCTAATATTTTGAATTGCGACCGAATTAAAGTAGCTTTTCGCAAAAGAAAGGTAATAAATGGCATCTAAAACATTGGTTTTGCCAACACCATTATTACCCACAAAACAATTAATTTTCTGTT
Coding sequences:
- a CDS encoding SPFH domain-containing protein, which codes for MKAEKIIKLANGYLMLVIITVLFFGGIIMVIKTENPLYLLATLVGFIGFFGFILVNPNTSKVILLFGKYVGTIKDNGLYWANPLYRKKTISLRASNFDSERLKVNDKLGNPIMISTILVWRVTNTYKAAFDVDNYENFVRVQTDAAVRKLASMYPYDNFADEGHDEDITLRSSVNEVSEALEKEIDERLTIAGIEVLEARIGYLAYANEIASAMLKRQQATAIVAARHKIVQGAVEMVEMALEELNKKQIVELDEERKAAMVSNLLVILCGDKEASPVVNAGTLSH
- a CDS encoding alpha/beta hydrolase is translated as MIRIITYLAISILGVFVSNAQIKSEEITINNQVIQLPGTLTFSEEKTPLIIWVHGSGNVDRNGNQTGTPVKANYIKQFRDAVNKNNIAFFSYDKRTANTKNKEFLKDTQIKDFVFDVQEIINHFKNDKRFTKIILVGHSQGSLIAMFALENVDKYISIAGTGEAIDKTIVKQIGKNNPTLAEAAQEQFDSLRVNGKISVVNPFLISVFAKPNQPFLLSWMQLNPIEEIKKIEIPTLIINGDKDLQVSVEDAKRLNEANKKAELVIIKNMNHVLKTIEKDEDNMKSYYSAAYPISKKLIETIVQFVKK
- a CDS encoding Arc family DNA binding domain-containing protein, whose amino-acid sequence is MAKKKAFALRVNEDMIKAIEKWASDEFRSTNGQIEWMLMQALKDAKRAPKKKEK
- a CDS encoding type II toxin-antitoxin system RelE/ParE family toxin; the protein is MELTIFWTEFSEKELENIFKYYKKKASVTVAKKIVNAIYEETLKLKQQPKIGQTEELLKQRKQEFRYLVYKNYKVIYWINESENRVEINDVFDTRQNPPKIKRTK
- a CDS encoding helix-turn-helix domain-containing protein, producing the protein MVEKPQFDLIMEKFSIQNIEKISSLNSELEVEKATNLFLKLRVLAKENKSYQVLRKHLSKLIKDYEDKNWPSSENITNEQIKESDLAEQIVQAESNFYSKRKEIIRKKLKESGLNQTDLAKILGHRKGYVSELINGIRPFSKEDLIIINRLFKIELENLIPTFIKEEKVLHIRKTLKSIPKNRIKLTKKDLNLENYIAQQSRV
- a CDS encoding type II toxin-antitoxin system HigB family toxin produces the protein MSEAIKKLIEDIEKAEWKNPLEIKEARPDADNVHSEGFYFFNISIHRTMILIVFDDLEATIVWTGNHQEYDKTFKGNKKTVEKWLKNHNLI
- a CDS encoding DUF721 domain-containing protein is translated as MSKRENDSFSVKDLMQHFIKENNLSKGMQKIRVEEAWTKMMGPGVAIHTTSVKLQNKTLIISLTSSVLREELGYGKEKIIKLMNEELGDELVEKLLLV
- the recF gene encoding DNA replication/repair protein RecF (All proteins in this family for which functions are known are DNA-binding proteins that assist the filamentation of RecA onto DNA for the initiation of recombination or recombinational repair.), whose product is MYLQKLSLVNFKNIESQSFDFQQKINCFVGNNGVGKTNVLDAIYYLSFAKSYFNSVAIQNIRHGEGFFMIEGDYLLNDRNEKIVCSLKKGQKKVLKRNGKSYDKFSEHIGQLPLVIISPADRDLVTEGSDTRRKFIDGVISQQNKKYLQDLIAYNKVLSQRNALLKYFAANRTFDALNLSVYDTQLADYGSRIYEVRKAFLEEFIPIFNEKYQIISADKERVNLIYKSQLHDFSMQDLMQKSLEKDKILQYTTSGIHKDDLSFEIGAYPIKKFGSQGQQKSYLIALKLAQFEFIKQQSNVIPILLLDDIFDKLDENRVLQIIELVNNDEFGQIFITDTHAERTENIVKQSNKPYQIFKL